In Synechococcus sp. CC9616, the following are encoded in one genomic region:
- a CDS encoding class I SAM-dependent methyltransferase, whose amino-acid sequence MADKQREVFMNTEGDEWYKRNKNYDKNQFLKYDPICKYIKEIAEHLDNRVSLLEIGCSDGRRLKALRENYDWEYLGIEPSTAAIETGKTHGINIRKGSAESLPVKTNSIDILIYGFCLYLCDREELFSISAEGNRVTKNKSWIIIHDFWSKADMSNKYHHKGGIKSYKTKPEEMFLWHTHYTIMDSSVRDISTGKYTDERNNWVKTSIIRKNSVIE is encoded by the coding sequence ATGGCGGACAAACAAAGAGAAGTCTTTATGAACACCGAAGGGGACGAATGGTATAAAAGAAATAAGAACTATGATAAGAACCAATTTTTAAAATATGATCCCATATGTAAATATATAAAAGAAATTGCAGAACATCTTGATAACAGGGTTAGTTTACTAGAAATAGGTTGTAGTGATGGGAGAAGACTAAAAGCTCTAAGGGAGAATTATGATTGGGAATATCTAGGTATAGAGCCTAGTACAGCAGCAATAGAAACAGGTAAGACACATGGAATAAATATACGAAAAGGAAGTGCAGAAAGCCTACCAGTTAAAACTAACAGTATTGATATACTGATCTACGGATTCTGCTTGTACTTATGTGATAGAGAAGAATTGTTTTCAATAAGTGCGGAAGGAAATAGAGTCACAAAAAATAAAAGTTGGATAATCATCCACGACTTTTGGTCAAAGGCTGACATGAGCAACAAATATCATCATAAAGGGGGTATAAAGAGCTACAAAACAAAGCCGGAAGAAATGTTTTTATGGCACACACACTATACAATTATGGACTCTAGTGTAAGAGATATATCGACAGGCAAATATACTGACGAACGTAACAACTGGGTCAAAACCTCTATAATAAGGAAAAATTCAGTAATCGAATAA